The genomic segment TGCGCGATCCCGCCGGGAGTGCCTGCGCAATCATCGATTCCGTGCTGGATTTCGATTATTCCTCGGGCAGAACCGACACGGCCTCGGCCGACCGGATCATCGCCCATGTCACGGCCGAGGGGCTCGACGTGCAGTGGCTGCTGGAAACCCATGTGCATGCCGACCACCTGTCGGCCGCGCCCTACCTGCAGGAGAAGCTGGGCGGCAAGATCGGCATCGGCGACAAGATCCGCGTGGTGCAGGACACCTTCGGCAAGGTCTTCAACGAGGGCACCGAGTTTCAGCGCGACGGCTCGCAGTTCGACCGGCTCTTCGTCGAGGGCGACAGCTTTCACATCGGCCAACTGCGCGGCGACGTGCTGCACACGCCGGGGCATACGCCCGCCTGCCTGACCTACGTGATCGGCGACGCGGCCTTCGTGGGCGATACGCTCTTCATGCCCGATTTCGGCACCGCGCGCTGCGACTTTCCGGGCGGGTCGTCGGAGACGCTTTTCGCCTCGATCCAGAAGATCCTCGCCCTGCCGGACGCCACGCGCATCTTCGTGGGCCATGACTACAAGGCGCCGGGGCGCGACGAGTATGCCTGGGAAAGCACGGTGGGCGAGCAGAAGGCGAAGAACGTGCATGTGGGCGCGGGCCGTGACCGCGACAGTTTCGTCAAGATGCGCGACGAGCGCGATGCGACGCTGGCCATGCCCAAGCTGATCATCCCGTCATTGCAGGTGAACATGCGCGCGGGGCGGATGCCGCCGGCGGACGAGCAGGGCGACGTGTTCCTGAAGGTGCCGGTCAACAAGCTCTGATCATTCCAGGTCGGCCAGCGCCGGCAAATCCGAAAGCCCGCCTGCGCCGGGCAGGTCGGGCAGATCGGGCAGTGCGCCTATCTCGGCCGAGGGCAGGTCCTGCAACCCGGTCAGGGTCGGCGGGTCGGTTGACGAGAGGCTGGCGAGGTCGGGGAACTCCGGTGCGCCGCCCGGATCGGGCAGCGGCATATCCGGCAGGTCGGGCGTGGCCTGTGCCCGGGCGCCCGGGGCCTGCGGGGCGTCGTCGCCCCCTGCCCCGTTGAGCCGCACCGCCCGCATGCCGTTCATCTGGCCCAGCCGCACCTGTGCCGCGACGTGACCCGAGGCCGCCACAAGCTCGGTCTTGCCGATGGCCGAAGCCCTGACCGGCAGCCGCATGCCCGGCTTCAGCGCGCAGACCTCGGCCAGCGACAGCTGCACCCGGTCGAGCACCGCGTCGAGCGTCACCGGCACCTGCATCGCCAGGTCGCCAAGGTAGAAATCGGCAGCCTCGCCCGCCTCGCCCGCGCCCGGCTCGGGCCGGGCCAGCACGGATGCCGGCAGGATCAGGGTCAGGATGCCGGTCTTGGCGCCGCCGCCGATATCGACCGTCATGCGGAACAGCTCGAAATCCGCGGCCTCGAGCGCCAGCAGCAGACCGCGCGCATCGCCGACCCGGTCGCCATAGCGGAACGCGATCGGCCGGTGGCCCGGCGCGGCCTCGTCCAGCTTCTCGTCGAAGCCGGCCAGCATGGCGTCGACCAGCGGCGCGGCGATGGCGGCGTCGGTGCCGGTCATGGGCCGGTCTGCCGCGGCGCCCGGGCGCACGCGGCCGGTGGTCTGCACCTCGACCAGCGCCTGCGCGAATTGCAGGTCGAGCAGCGCCGCGCCCCGCGCGCCGCCCTGCCCGTCAAGCAGCAGGATCAGGTCGTCCTTGCCCGCCTCCTCCTTCAGCTGGGCATGGGTGAGGCGGCGTTGTTCCAGCGTGGCCACCGTCAGCTCGAGGCTGAACAGCCGGTCGCCGCATTTCTCGAGCGACAGGCGCAGGGCCTTCGACGGCGACATCGCCCGCGCGTCGAAATCCTCGCGCGCGCTCAGCGCCTTTCGGTGAATGACCGACTTTCTTTCCTCGCTCGACATCTCTTCCGCCGCAGTCCGGGCCCGCAATGGCCACGGGGGGCACTCTAGCCGCCGCATCCTTACCATGACGTTTACGAAACCGCTTATTGCGCCGCCTGCACCGTCGCGCCTTCGCGCACCGGCAGCACCACGCGGAACGCCGCCCCCTCCTGCCCCGGCAGATAGGTGATGTCGCCGCCCAGCCGGCCCATGATCTCGCGGCAGATGGCAAGGCCGAGCCCCGCGCCGCCGGCCTGGGTCTGGCCGATGCGCGAGAATTTCTCGAAGATCATCGCCTGCTGGTCGGTGGGGATGCCCGGCCCGTTGTCGATGAAGTCGACCACCAGGTTGCCGTTGTCGAGCTGCGGCCGGATGGTCAGCTCGGGGCTCGGCGCCTCGCAATATTTCCCGGCGTTGGAAATCAGGTTGATGAAGACCTGCGCCAGCCGGTCGAGATCGGTGTGCAACACGATCTTCTCGGCCTCGCGGCGGCGGCGGATGCGCAGGCTGTCCTGCACGCCCGCGGCCGAGATCGCCCGGTCGAGCATGTCGGATAGCTGCCCCGACTGGGAGTTGAGCACCACCTGCCCGTTTTCCAGCACCGACAGGTCGAGCAGGTCGTCGAGAAGCCGCGTCAGGCGGGTGGCCTCTTCGAGGATGATCGAGGCGTATTTGTTGCGCTCTTCCTCCGACAGCCCCTCGCTGTCGCGCAGGATTTCCGAGAACGCCCGGATCGAGGTCATCGGCGTGCGCAGCTCGTGGCTGATCTGGCTGAGGAAGGCGTCCTTCTGCACCGAGATCTGCGTCAGCTTCTCGTTCGCCTCGCGGAGCTGGCGGGCAGTGCGGGCCTGTTCCTCGGTCTTGGCCTCCAACTTGCTGGAATATTCCATGATCTGCGCGGTCTCGTCGGCCACCGCCATCAGGTCTTCGACCGACACGGTGGCGCGGCCGACGATCTGCGAGATCATCGCGTGCGCCGTGGCGGCACCGACCGAGCCCGACAGCTCCCGTTCCAGCGTCTGCAGGAAATCCGGCGTCGGCTCCGGCAGGTAGCCGGCGATGCCCTGCTTGCGCGCCTCTTTCGAGAACATCGCCTGCGCCTCCGACGCGCCCATGATCCGCTGGGACATGATCAGCAGGTCTTCCGACCGCGCCAGCCCGCCCGACCAGCTTCCGGGCGTCTGCGAGTGCTGGAAGACGTTGACGAACTGCGCCCCCTGCAACCGCTCGATGGGCTTGGGCAGGGTCAGCAGCGAAACGGTGATGAAGGTGCAGGCGTTGAGCAGCAGGCTCCACATCACGGCGTGAATGACCGGGTCCATCGCCTCGGCCCCGAACAGCGCCTGCGGGCGCAGCCAGCCGATGCCGAAGGGGCCGTTTTCAAAGACCGCCTGCGGCATGATGCCGGAGGCGCCGAAGCTGGGCAGGAAGAGGCAGTAGAGCCAGAGGATGAAGCCGACGCTGAGCCCCGCCAGCGCGCCCGAGCGCGTGGCGCCGCGCCAGAAGAGACCGCCCATGAGCGCGGGCAGGAACTGCGCCACGCCAACAAAGGAGATGAGGCCGATGGCGGCCAGCGCCGTGCCCCCGCCCGACAGGCGGAAGTAGCAGTAGCCGAGAAAGAGGATCACCGCGATGGAGAGGCGCCGGGCCAGCAGCGCCACGCTGCGCACGTCGCCCGAGACCATGGCGCTGCCCCCGGTGAACCACAGCCAGATCGGCATGACGATATGGTTCGACACCATGGTCGACAGCGCAATGGCCGCCACGATCACCATCGAGGTGGCCGAGCTGAACCCGCCGAGGAAGGACAGGATCGCCAGCCCCTCCTGCCCGTTCCTGAGCGGCAGGGTCAGCACGAAAAGGTCGGGGTTCGACCCTGCCGGCATCAGCTCGAGCCCCATCACCGCGATCGGCACGACGAAGAGGCTCATCAGCATCAGGTAGGCGGGAAAGGCCCAGGCGGCCATGCGCAGGTGATCCTCGTCCTCGCTTTCGACCACCATCACCTGGAACATCCGCGGCAGGCACATGAAGGCCGCCGCCGACAAAAGCGTGAGGCCCACCCAGCGGCTGCCCGGCACCTCCCACCGCGCGATGGGCGATGAGTCGATGCGGGCGAGGATCTCGTCGACGCCGCCGGCGAGGCCCCAGACCACGAAGACGCCCACCGCCAGCAGCGCGAAGAGCTTGACCACCGCCTCGAGCGCGATGGCCATGACAACGCCGTGGTGGCGTTCGTTGGCGTCGAGGTTGCGTGTGCCGAAGAGGATGGTGAAGACCGCGAGGCCCGCCGCCACCCAGAAGGCGGTGGATTGCTGGCTGGGGTGGCCATCGGTAAAGGGGTCGGCCTCGGCAAAGGTGGCAAAGGAGAGGGTAACCGACTGCAATTGCAGGGCAATATAGGGCGTGAGGCCGATCACCGCGACCAGCGTCACGAACACCGCCAGCGTGTTCGACTTGCCGTAGCGCGACGAGATCAGGTCGGCGATCGAGGTGATCCGCTGGCTGCGGCCCACCCGCACCATCTTGCGCAGGGTCCACCACCAGCCGATCATCACCAGCGTCGGCCCGAGATAGATGGTGACGAATTCCAGCCCCGAACGCGCGGCGAAGCCCACCGCGCCATAGAAGGTCCACGCCGTGCAGTAGATCGACAGCGACAGCGTGTAGACGATGGGCGAGCGCAGCCATGTCCCCCGCCCCAGCAGGGCCGCCCGGTCGGCGCCGAAGGCCACGGCGAAGAGGAAGGCCACGTAAAGCAGGCAGACGAGAACGAGGACGTTCAGCGTGACCATCAGGGGCCCCCGTCCTCGTCCGCGCCGTCATCGTCGGCCACCAGGAACCGGGCCAGCACGCCCGACAGCACGGCCAGCCCGAACCAGACGACGAAGAGATAGGTCATCACCCAGGCCGTGCGCGACCCGTCGGGCGCCGCCTCGAGGCCGACGGCCCGCGTGTCGCCCCCATGCCAGAGCAGCGGCACGAGAAACAGGATGCCGCCGAACACCGGCAGAAGCCGGGCCCCGTCGGCCACCCGGCGGCGCCTGTAGGTGCGCCGCTGAACGAAAACGGGGGTCGTCTTGCGGCTCACGGCCCCACCAGATCGCGCACCGCCTCCAGAACTTCGGCGTTGGAAAACGGCTTGGTCATGTAGCGGCTGGCGCCGGCGCGCTGCGCCATCTCGCGGTCCTTCTGCTGGCCGCGCGCGGTCAGCATCAGCACCGGCGTCGCGCCCAGCTCGGCATCGTCGCGGATTTCCTGAAGGATGTCGAAGC from the Roseovarius indicus genome contains:
- a CDS encoding FliM/FliN family flagellar motor switch protein, whose translation is MSSEERKSVIHRKALSAREDFDARAMSPSKALRLSLEKCGDRLFSLELTVATLEQRRLTHAQLKEEAGKDDLILLLDGQGGARGAALLDLQFAQALVEVQTTGRVRPGAAADRPMTGTDAAIAAPLVDAMLAGFDEKLDEAAPGHRPIAFRYGDRVGDARGLLLALEAADFELFRMTVDIGGGAKTGILTLILPASVLARPEPGAGEAGEAADFYLGDLAMQVPVTLDAVLDRVQLSLAEVCALKPGMRLPVRASAIGKTELVAASGHVAAQVRLGQMNGMRAVRLNGAGGDDAPQAPGARAQATPDLPDMPLPDPGGAPEFPDLASLSSTDPPTLTGLQDLPSAEIGALPDLPDLPGAGGLSDLPALADLE
- a CDS encoding sensor histidine kinase — its product is MVTLNVLVLVCLLYVAFLFAVAFGADRAALLGRGTWLRSPIVYTLSLSIYCTAWTFYGAVGFAARSGLEFVTIYLGPTLVMIGWWWTLRKMVRVGRSQRITSIADLISSRYGKSNTLAVFVTLVAVIGLTPYIALQLQSVTLSFATFAEADPFTDGHPSQQSTAFWVAAGLAVFTILFGTRNLDANERHHGVVMAIALEAVVKLFALLAVGVFVVWGLAGGVDEILARIDSSPIARWEVPGSRWVGLTLLSAAAFMCLPRMFQVMVVESEDEDHLRMAAWAFPAYLMLMSLFVVPIAVMGLELMPAGSNPDLFVLTLPLRNGQEGLAILSFLGGFSSATSMVIVAAIALSTMVSNHIVMPIWLWFTGGSAMVSGDVRSVALLARRLSIAVILFLGYCYFRLSGGGTALAAIGLISFVGVAQFLPALMGGLFWRGATRSGALAGLSVGFILWLYCLFLPSFGASGIMPQAVFENGPFGIGWLRPQALFGAEAMDPVIHAVMWSLLLNACTFITVSLLTLPKPIERLQGAQFVNVFQHSQTPGSWSGGLARSEDLLIMSQRIMGASEAQAMFSKEARKQGIAGYLPEPTPDFLQTLERELSGSVGAATAHAMISQIVGRATVSVEDLMAVADETAQIMEYSSKLEAKTEEQARTARQLREANEKLTQISVQKDAFLSQISHELRTPMTSIRAFSEILRDSEGLSEEERNKYASIILEEATRLTRLLDDLLDLSVLENGQVVLNSQSGQLSDMLDRAISAAGVQDSLRIRRRREAEKIVLHTDLDRLAQVFINLISNAGKYCEAPSPELTIRPQLDNGNLVVDFIDNGPGIPTDQQAMIFEKFSRIGQTQAGGAGLGLAICREIMGRLGGDITYLPGQEGAAFRVVLPVREGATVQAAQ
- a CDS encoding MBL fold metallo-hydrolase produces the protein MSPDITAFFDDATNTISYVVRDPAGSACAIIDSVLDFDYSSGRTDTASADRIIAHVTAEGLDVQWLLETHVHADHLSAAPYLQEKLGGKIGIGDKIRVVQDTFGKVFNEGTEFQRDGSQFDRLFVEGDSFHIGQLRGDVLHTPGHTPACLTYVIGDAAFVGDTLFMPDFGTARCDFPGGSSETLFASIQKILALPDATRIFVGHDYKAPGRDEYAWESTVGEQKAKNVHVGAGRDRDSFVKMRDERDATLAMPKLIIPSLQVNMRAGRMPPADEQGDVFLKVPVNKL
- a CDS encoding response regulator transcription factor — translated: MGKKVILIEDERNIIEAISFILSRDGWEVKTHSNGHDAMDAVRDRRPDLVILDVMLPGKSGFDILQEIRDDAELGATPVLMLTARGQQKDREMAQRAGASRYMTKPFSNAEVLEAVRDLVGP